A genomic segment from Streptosporangium roseum DSM 43021 encodes:
- a CDS encoding SSI family serine proteinase inhibitor, producing MAWPIPPRPYPVYPGYPGYPSYPSYPVVQDMLKDLLLTVEKLRDPRYTSRSVQLGCAPVSGTHPDAGGACAVLTPAYGDPAGIAPAPWGICAQVQDPVRATATGIWNGRYIRFEHTYSNPCTMRRATGPVFSF from the coding sequence GTGGCGTGGCCCATCCCGCCGCGCCCCTACCCGGTCTACCCCGGGTATCCCGGCTATCCGAGCTACCCCAGCTACCCGGTCGTGCAGGACATGCTGAAAGATCTCCTGCTGACCGTCGAGAAGCTGCGGGACCCGCGCTACACGTCACGGAGCGTCCAGCTCGGGTGTGCTCCGGTGTCCGGCACGCATCCTGACGCGGGTGGGGCGTGTGCCGTGCTGACGCCGGCGTATGGCGACCCCGCCGGGATCGCGCCGGCGCCATGGGGGATCTGCGCCCAGGTGCAGGACCCGGTCAGGGCCACCGCGACCGGCATCTGGAACGGCCGGTACATCCGGTTCGAGCACACCTACAGCAACCCCTGCACGATGCGCCGCGCGACCGGCCCGGTCTTCTCCTTCTAG
- a CDS encoding S1 family peptidase: MWARFTAVTGLVLAGVLALPGVAMAKPKDLDIPVGTWLAARTHPAVQLTSVSYTADVAVPTPVANLEAIRGLTQQGVAAVQSGKISSDENSIYRWVVQQMAKEPGRYFSPGAPERVVEATAGGLCTGWWVTPDGYMVTAAHCVGQEESELAQTFATQALTKINEKDAADLVASLGDIASDDEIVRTAAKIFQVWNADNIKIRNVQSSLSLLQSLPGGGVDKTAKAVPIELVAKGTVYPGKDVAILKANGQNNLPTVPLGQDSDVRVGDTLYISGFPGTVTQTSIFNIESKLDPAFTEGPYNASRQTPEGVPYIQTQAPSYPGNSGGPVFSKDGNVIGILVGGLIQQDGGSTEGESFVLPVSIVREKLNEKNIKSAESVTTKAYNEALDLFFKNHYSDALPKFREVQALQPNHPYVAKYITDSQQAITAGKDESSSSILPWVLWGGGGLLVLFVLGTLGAVLRGKQRSKVPPSSFPPVPYGAQPGYLPPGQGQYGHPAQHGQPYGVPQQQPYPQRPPYPLPAAPEDTRAVHPQSPYGAPQQKPGPGANTRIAGLEAELEQLRRNMGQRPPDQR, from the coding sequence ATGTGGGCACGATTCACCGCCGTGACCGGCCTGGTGCTGGCCGGTGTGCTGGCCCTGCCTGGTGTCGCCATGGCAAAGCCGAAAGATCTGGATATTCCAGTAGGAACATGGCTGGCGGCCAGGACGCATCCGGCCGTGCAGCTGACCTCGGTGTCCTACACGGCCGACGTGGCCGTGCCGACTCCGGTGGCGAACCTGGAGGCGATCAGAGGGCTGACCCAGCAGGGGGTCGCCGCGGTCCAGTCGGGCAAGATCTCGTCGGACGAGAACAGCATCTACCGGTGGGTCGTCCAGCAGATGGCCAAGGAGCCGGGGCGCTACTTCTCGCCGGGGGCGCCGGAGCGGGTCGTGGAGGCGACGGCCGGCGGCCTGTGCACGGGCTGGTGGGTCACGCCGGACGGTTACATGGTGACGGCGGCCCACTGCGTCGGCCAGGAGGAGAGCGAGCTGGCGCAGACCTTCGCCACCCAGGCCCTCACGAAGATCAACGAGAAGGACGCCGCCGACCTGGTTGCCAGCCTCGGTGACATCGCCTCCGACGACGAGATCGTCCGGACGGCCGCAAAGATCTTCCAGGTCTGGAACGCGGACAACATCAAGATCCGCAACGTCCAGAGCTCCCTGTCCCTGCTGCAGAGCCTTCCCGGCGGCGGCGTCGACAAGACCGCCAAGGCGGTACCGATCGAGCTGGTGGCCAAGGGGACGGTCTACCCGGGCAAGGATGTCGCGATCCTCAAGGCCAACGGGCAGAACAACCTGCCGACCGTCCCGCTGGGCCAGGACTCGGACGTGCGGGTGGGCGACACCCTCTACATCAGCGGGTTCCCCGGCACGGTGACGCAGACCTCGATCTTCAACATCGAGTCCAAGCTCGACCCGGCCTTCACCGAGGGCCCCTACAACGCCAGCCGTCAGACCCCCGAGGGCGTGCCGTACATCCAGACCCAGGCCCCGTCCTACCCGGGCAACTCGGGTGGTCCGGTGTTCAGCAAGGACGGCAACGTCATCGGCATCCTGGTCGGTGGCCTGATCCAGCAGGACGGCGGCTCCACCGAGGGGGAGAGCTTCGTGCTGCCGGTCAGCATCGTCAGGGAGAAGCTGAACGAGAAGAACATCAAGTCGGCCGAGTCGGTGACGACGAAGGCCTACAACGAGGCGCTCGACCTGTTCTTCAAGAACCACTACTCCGACGCGCTGCCCAAGTTCCGTGAGGTCCAGGCGCTGCAGCCGAACCACCCGTACGTCGCCAAGTACATCACCGACTCCCAGCAGGCCATCACCGCCGGCAAGGACGAGAGCTCCTCGTCGATCCTGCCGTGGGTGCTGTGGGGCGGCGGAGGCCTGCTCGTCCTGTTCGTGCTCGGCACGCTGGGCGCGGTGCTCAGAGGCAAGCAGCGGTCGAAGGTCCCGCCGTCCTCCTTCCCGCCCGTGCCGTACGGCGCGCAGCCCGGCTACCTGCCGCCGGGACAGGGCCAGTACGGCCACCCGGCCCAGCACGGCCAGCCGTACGGCGTGCCGCAGCAGCAGCCCTACCCGCAGCGGCCGCCCTATCCGCTCCCGGCCGCACCCGAGGACACCCGGGCGGTCCACCCGCAGTCGCCGTACGGGGCGCCGCAGCAGAAGCCCGGCCCCGGGGCGAACACCCGGATCGCCGGACTGGAGGCGGAGCTGGAACAGCTGCGTCGCAACATGGGGCAGCGCCCGCCCGACCAGCGCTGA
- a CDS encoding acyl-CoA dehydrogenase family protein has protein sequence MDLDFTRAEQDFRAEVRDWLAGHVPGVPLPSMDTRDGFEAHREWERLLAGERLSVVSWPVEYGGRGASLVEWLIFEEEYWAAGAPGRVSQNGIFLLAPTLFSHGTAEQRERFLPGMARADDVWAQAWSEPEAGSDLAALTSRAERVEGGWRLHGQKTWSSRASYADWGFGLFRTDPASARHRGLTYFMFPLAGVTVRPITQLDGEHGFAELFFDGLFVPDDLVLGAAGEGWRIAMATTSSERGLTLRSPGRFLATADRLVRLARSTGADPVLADQVARAWLDAESYRLHTFGTARRLAAGEEIGSASSMGKVFWSELDVRMHALALRLLGERGLLDGGAPDAEEGGRWLDGYLFSLAGPIYAGTNEIQRNIIAERVLGLPR, from the coding sequence GTGGATCTGGACTTCACGCGGGCGGAGCAGGACTTCCGGGCCGAGGTGCGCGACTGGCTGGCCGGGCACGTTCCCGGCGTCCCGCTGCCCTCCATGGACACCCGGGACGGATTCGAGGCACATCGCGAGTGGGAGCGCCTGCTCGCCGGGGAACGGCTGTCGGTGGTCTCCTGGCCCGTCGAGTACGGCGGGCGGGGCGCGAGCCTCGTCGAGTGGCTGATCTTCGAGGAGGAGTACTGGGCGGCGGGCGCCCCCGGCCGGGTCAGCCAGAACGGCATCTTCCTCCTGGCCCCCACCCTCTTCTCCCACGGTACGGCCGAGCAGCGGGAACGGTTCCTGCCCGGCATGGCCAGGGCCGACGACGTCTGGGCCCAGGCATGGTCGGAGCCGGAGGCGGGCAGCGACCTCGCCGCCCTCACCTCCCGCGCCGAGCGGGTCGAGGGTGGCTGGCGGCTCCACGGGCAGAAGACGTGGAGCTCCCGGGCCTCCTACGCGGACTGGGGCTTCGGGCTGTTCCGCACCGACCCCGCCTCGGCCCGGCACCGGGGGCTGACCTACTTCATGTTCCCCCTGGCCGGCGTCACCGTCCGGCCCATAACCCAGCTCGACGGCGAGCACGGGTTCGCCGAACTCTTCTTCGACGGCCTCTTCGTCCCCGACGACCTGGTGCTCGGCGCCGCCGGTGAGGGCTGGCGGATCGCGATGGCCACCACCTCCTCCGAACGCGGCCTCACCCTGCGCAGCCCCGGCCGGTTCCTCGCGACGGCCGACAGGCTGGTCCGGCTGGCCCGCTCGACCGGCGCCGACCCCGTCCTCGCCGACCAGGTGGCCCGGGCCTGGCTGGACGCCGAGTCCTACCGGCTGCACACCTTCGGCACCGCCCGCAGGCTGGCGGCGGGGGAGGAGATCGGCTCCGCGTCCAGCATGGGCAAGGTGTTCTGGTCCGAACTCGACGTGCGCATGCACGCCCTCGCCCTCCGGCTGCTCGGCGAACGCGGCCTGCTGGACGGCGGGGCCCCCGACGCCGAGGAGGGGGGCCGCTGGCTGGACGGCTACCTTTTCTCCCTCGCCGGTCCGATCTACGCGGGCACCAACGAGATCCAGCGGAACATCATCGCCGAACGCGTCCTGGGGCTGCCCCGATGA
- a CDS encoding acyl-CoA dehydrogenase family protein has protein sequence MNFAFTDDQLALAAAVRQVLAAHCPAEAVRNGRTPAWSQLAEIGLFGLLVPQEHDGLGLGLVDAVLPFEETGRAALPGPVAETAVAAPLLLAGDPALGKLAAGSLRVSVRIGDQVYSPDADLADLLIVEREGVPYAVRPEAARLTPQSGVDRTRPLFGVEFGDATRLRTGIVPAVRAVTVAVAAQLVGAARHLLDTTVGYARTRRQFGAPIGSFQAVKHQLAEVAIAVEFAAPLVYAAALAVDRDLPSVDRDVSAAKAAAGEAAELAAGTALQVHGAIGYTGELDLGLWLARVWSLSAAYGDPGLHRARLRTAILGAPEMRRWP, from the coding sequence ATGAACTTCGCATTCACCGACGACCAGCTCGCCCTCGCGGCGGCCGTCCGGCAGGTGCTCGCGGCCCACTGCCCGGCGGAGGCGGTACGGAACGGACGGACCCCCGCCTGGTCCCAGCTCGCCGAGATCGGGCTGTTCGGGCTGCTGGTACCCCAGGAGCACGACGGCCTCGGGCTGGGACTCGTCGACGCGGTCCTCCCGTTCGAGGAGACCGGGCGGGCCGCGCTGCCCGGTCCGGTGGCCGAGACCGCCGTGGCCGCCCCGCTGCTGCTGGCCGGCGATCCGGCGCTGGGCAAGCTCGCCGCGGGCTCGCTGCGGGTGAGCGTGCGGATCGGCGACCAGGTCTACTCGCCCGACGCCGACCTGGCCGACCTGCTGATCGTCGAGCGCGAGGGCGTGCCGTACGCCGTCCGGCCCGAGGCGGCACGGCTGACGCCGCAGTCCGGGGTGGACCGGACGAGGCCGCTGTTCGGGGTGGAGTTCGGTGACGCCACCCGGCTCCGGACCGGGATCGTCCCGGCCGTCCGCGCGGTGACGGTCGCGGTGGCCGCCCAGCTCGTCGGGGCGGCCAGGCACCTGCTGGACACGACCGTCGGCTATGCGCGGACCCGCAGGCAGTTCGGCGCGCCGATCGGGTCGTTCCAGGCGGTCAAGCACCAGCTCGCCGAGGTCGCCATCGCGGTCGAGTTCGCCGCGCCCCTGGTCTACGCCGCGGCTCTGGCCGTGGACCGGGACCTGCCCAGCGTGGACCGGGACGTCAGCGCGGCCAAGGCCGCGGCGGGCGAGGCCGCCGAGCTGGCCGCCGGGACCGCCCTCCAGGTGCACGGCGCGATCGGCTACACCGGCGAGCTCGATCTGGGCCTCTGGCTGGCCCGGGTGTGGTCGCTCTCGGCCGCCTACGGCGACCCGGGCCTGCACCGCGCACGGTTGAGAACCGCGATCCTCGGAGCCCCGGAGATGCGGCGATGGCCGTGA
- a CDS encoding TIGR03619 family F420-dependent LLM class oxidoreductase: MRFGVPLGLVHPDAWRDVAVAADELGFESVWLPEHLVFATDLSLARYPGTDRPGISPATPLFDAPAYLCWLAGLTSRVRLGTAVHLYALRHPFVSARAFATLDRVSGGRAICGVGAGWYEGEWLAAGVDFGTRGPRLDEAIEVTRRLWSEPVVAHEGRFYGFPEVAFEPKPVQDRLPILAGGESGAALRRAARLCDGWISMPHSPDTIRPQLDRLAALRDDRPFSVTAHAYELAGPAEISRWEGLGVDRMIVRPWRRSRDAVAGLAAFAADCL, from the coding sequence ATGAGGTTCGGCGTCCCTCTCGGACTGGTCCATCCGGACGCCTGGCGGGACGTCGCGGTCGCGGCGGACGAGCTCGGGTTCGAGTCGGTCTGGCTGCCCGAGCATCTGGTCTTCGCCACCGACCTGTCGCTGGCGCGTTACCCGGGAACCGACAGGCCCGGCATCTCACCGGCCACCCCGCTGTTCGACGCCCCCGCCTACCTCTGCTGGCTGGCCGGGCTGACCTCACGGGTACGGCTGGGCACCGCGGTGCACCTCTACGCCCTGCGGCACCCCTTCGTCTCCGCGCGGGCCTTCGCCACCCTGGACCGGGTGTCCGGGGGCCGGGCGATCTGCGGGGTCGGCGCCGGGTGGTACGAGGGGGAGTGGCTGGCGGCCGGGGTGGACTTCGGCACCCGGGGGCCCCGGCTGGACGAGGCGATCGAGGTGACCCGGCGGCTCTGGTCCGAGCCGGTCGTCGCGCACGAGGGGCGTTTCTACGGTTTTCCCGAAGTCGCCTTCGAACCCAAGCCCGTCCAGGACCGGCTGCCCATCCTGGCCGGAGGCGAGTCGGGCGCGGCCCTGCGGCGGGCCGCCCGGCTCTGCGACGGCTGGATCAGCATGCCGCACTCCCCGGACACGATCCGCCCCCAGCTCGACAGGCTCGCCGCGCTCCGCGACGACCGCCCCTTCTCGGTCACCGCGCACGCCTACGAACTCGCCGGTCCTGCCGAGATCTCCCGCTGGGAGGGGCTCGGCGTGGACCGCATGATCGTCCGTCCCTGGCGCCGCAGCCGCGACGCCGTCGCCGGCCTCGCGGCCTTCGCCGCCGACTGCCTTTAA